Proteins co-encoded in one Gehongia tenuis genomic window:
- a CDS encoding TIM-barrel domain-containing protein produces the protein MIRLEESGEKLNLWYKDHLVFAHSPEEPFLTVASCEINPGRRPYDVSKRVKDRIPLSEFRILQENRVVFFEGSKRVHVTFEEAENRLHMSFSGLPAMTQGMYLEFDNASGAPLFGGGMQPSYLELSGRNLPQWVRSKGTGRTLSNLTGWVRGAKGRVGSPVSTPYPQPTLLWDRMYVHVHTSFYSEVDCTARLRPRFFVQGVPLDVVVDVGESWQEALASEEKLLGERPSTPPWLYEGVTLLARGGSALVRERLEMALGAGIPVAAVLMDDWAEEGDWRLDRSAYGDFEELLRYLQSVGVRPLAVITPYLNEEGTAFAEARDAGYLVMKGKSPCLLELEGSRVGLVDFTHPDGLEWYQRWIFEHILEAGFAGYLIRGGEHLPLDAALHNGKNAHQYHNLWPLLWTRANRGLLKGYGEERLLLVESGFTGASAHGGPILLERQMADFSRHDGLPAQLSAMLSASLMGVEVACLAGGQALPVGSKGRKDVLLRWAELAAFSPLFFLDESDGDKDWRLDSDTETLIHVGRMGEIFGALREYRQESGDRLVHPLFLDFPKAEVWDEYLLGKDLLIAPILSKDEKRKVVLPELEKGFWIHLWTGEGRDPGAFEESAPLGFPPVYYKSETRFIRTFERIQRLGAAEVKTS, from the coding sequence ATGATACGGCTGGAAGAAAGCGGGGAGAAGCTGAACCTGTGGTATAAGGATCATCTGGTATTCGCACATTCGCCGGAGGAGCCATTTTTGACGGTGGCGAGCTGTGAAATCAATCCGGGCCGCCGGCCTTACGATGTGTCCAAAAGGGTGAAGGACCGGATACCTCTATCTGAATTTCGTATTCTTCAGGAAAATCGAGTGGTCTTTTTCGAGGGAAGCAAGCGGGTTCATGTGACCTTTGAGGAGGCGGAGAACCGTCTCCACATGAGTTTTTCCGGTCTTCCTGCCATGACCCAAGGCATGTACCTTGAGTTTGATAATGCGAGCGGAGCACCTTTGTTCGGGGGAGGCATGCAGCCTTCCTATCTGGAACTGTCCGGAAGAAATCTGCCGCAATGGGTGCGGAGCAAGGGCACAGGCCGCACCCTGTCCAATCTGACGGGATGGGTCCGAGGCGCGAAGGGCAGGGTGGGAAGCCCTGTGTCCACGCCCTATCCCCAGCCTACGCTCCTTTGGGACCGTATGTATGTCCATGTTCATACCTCCTTCTACAGTGAAGTGGACTGCACAGCCCGGCTCCGCCCGCGCTTTTTTGTGCAGGGTGTGCCGCTGGATGTGGTGGTGGACGTGGGGGAGAGCTGGCAAGAGGCTTTGGCGAGTGAAGAAAAGCTTTTGGGCGAACGGCCGTCTACACCCCCGTGGCTTTATGAGGGTGTTACGCTGTTGGCCCGAGGCGGTTCCGCCCTGGTGCGGGAGCGTCTGGAGATGGCGCTGGGCGCAGGAATTCCCGTGGCGGCAGTGCTGATGGACGATTGGGCGGAAGAAGGCGACTGGCGGCTTGACCGCAGCGCCTATGGCGATTTCGAGGAACTGCTGCGTTACCTCCAAAGCGTGGGAGTGCGTCCTTTGGCCGTGATCACGCCCTATCTCAACGAGGAAGGTACTGCCTTTGCGGAGGCCAGGGATGCCGGGTATCTGGTGATGAAGGGTAAATCGCCCTGCCTGCTGGAGCTGGAAGGCAGCCGAGTGGGGCTTGTGGACTTTACTCACCCGGATGGGCTGGAATGGTATCAGCGCTGGATCTTTGAACACATTCTGGAAGCGGGGTTTGCGGGCTATCTCATCCGGGGCGGAGAACATCTTCCTTTGGATGCCGCGCTCCACAACGGGAAGAACGCCCATCAGTACCACAACCTTTGGCCGCTGCTTTGGACAAGGGCCAACCGCGGCCTTTTGAAGGGTTATGGCGAGGAACGCCTGCTGCTGGTGGAAAGCGGCTTTACCGGCGCTTCCGCCCATGGCGGGCCCATACTGCTGGAACGGCAGATGGCTGATTTTAGCCGCCACGATGGACTGCCCGCCCAGCTGTCCGCCATGCTTTCCGCTTCCCTCATGGGTGTGGAAGTGGCCTGCCTTGCGGGAGGACAGGCACTGCCGGTGGGGAGCAAAGGACGCAAGGATGTGCTGCTCCGCTGGGCGGAGCTTGCCGCCTTTTCGCCTTTGTTTTTTCTTGATGAATCGGACGGGGACAAGGACTGGCGTTTGGACAGCGATACGGAAACTTTGATCCATGTGGGCCGCATGGGCGAGATCTTCGGTGCGCTGCGGGAATACCGCCAGGAAAGCGGAGACCGGCTTGTGCATCCTTTGTTTTTGGACTTTCCAAAGGCGGAGGTCTGGGATGAATATCTGCTGGGAAAGGATCTGCTTATCGCACCCATTTTAAGCAAGGATGAAAAGCGCAAGGTGGTTTTGCCGGAGCTCGAAAAGGGCTTTTGGATCCATCTGTGGACCGGCGAAGGCCGTGATCCCGGCGCTTTCGAGGAAAGCGCGCCCCTTGGATTCCCGCCGGTCTATTACAAAAGCGAGACCCGGTTTATACGGACGTTTGAGCGGATTCAGCGTTTGGGTGCGGCGGAGGTCAAGACCTCTTAA
- a CDS encoding sodium-translocating pyrophosphatase, whose amino-acid sequence MNTGLTLLILAGAVLALIFAGYLAKKVFKFSEGTDRMKEISKAVREGANAYLKRQYRGVAIVFAVLFVIFLVLALCGLMNIYTPFALVLGGLFSALAGFFGMKIATAANARTANAAQSSLNQGLKVAFSSGAVMGLVVVGLGLLYVVLWYLFLDLVLGLEIRDIANAMLTFGIGASTMALFARVGGGIFTKAADVGADLVGKVEAGIPEDDPRNPAVIADNVGDNVGDVAGMGADLYESYVGSIISACALAVAAGLGVDGFLVPLLLAAVGIVASIIGTFFVRTGEKTEQKVLLSALRRGTYISAVIVAVAAFFVIWGILGMEHIGLYGAVLCGLIAGNVIGYYTEYSTSDTYKPTRDLAETSKTGPATIIIGGLSLGMNSTLVPVIVVGVAVIASFLLAGGEIFNFAATMNMGLYGIALAAVGMLSTLGITLATDAYGPVADNAGGIAEMAGLDESVRERTDALDSLGNTTAATGKGFAIGSAALTALALIASFTDTVTQLDPSFKVAELSLMNPSILIGLFVGAVLPFVFAAMTMSSVGRAAQKIVVEVRRQFREIAGLMEGTGKPDYASCVDICTRSAQKEMVKPAILAIVAPILVGIILGPQGVVGLLAGATACGFILAIMMSNSGGAWDNAKKYIEAGNLGGKGSENHKAAVVGDTVGDPFKDTSGPSINILIKLLSMVAIVFASIIVNVNIL is encoded by the coding sequence ATGAACACAGGTTTGACTCTGCTGATCTTGGCCGGTGCTGTTTTGGCGCTTATCTTTGCCGGATATCTTGCCAAAAAAGTATTCAAGTTCAGCGAGGGAACCGACCGCATGAAAGAAATTTCTAAAGCGGTTCGCGAAGGTGCCAACGCCTACCTGAAGCGTCAGTATCGCGGCGTTGCCATCGTATTTGCTGTCCTTTTCGTGATCTTCCTCGTGCTGGCCCTGTGCGGACTTATGAACATCTACACGCCCTTTGCCTTGGTGCTGGGCGGCCTGTTCTCCGCGCTGGCGGGATTCTTCGGCATGAAGATCGCAACTGCTGCCAACGCCCGTACGGCGAATGCGGCGCAGTCCAGTCTCAATCAGGGTCTCAAGGTCGCTTTCTCGAGCGGCGCGGTGATGGGCCTTGTTGTGGTTGGCCTGGGACTTCTCTATGTGGTCCTTTGGTACCTGTTCCTGGATTTGGTGCTCGGCCTTGAGATCCGTGACATCGCCAACGCCATGCTGACCTTTGGTATCGGTGCTTCCACCATGGCGCTGTTTGCCCGTGTGGGCGGCGGTATCTTTACCAAGGCGGCCGACGTGGGCGCTGATCTTGTGGGTAAGGTTGAGGCCGGTATCCCCGAGGACGATCCCCGGAACCCTGCCGTTATCGCCGACAATGTAGGCGACAACGTGGGCGATGTGGCCGGCATGGGCGCCGATCTGTACGAGTCCTATGTGGGTTCCATCATCTCCGCCTGCGCACTGGCTGTTGCAGCCGGGCTGGGTGTGGACGGTTTCCTGGTACCCCTGCTGCTGGCGGCGGTAGGTATCGTGGCTTCCATCATTGGTACCTTCTTTGTGCGCACCGGTGAAAAGACAGAGCAGAAAGTGCTCCTGTCCGCACTTCGCCGCGGCACCTACATCAGTGCTGTGATTGTGGCTGTGGCCGCTTTCTTCGTGATCTGGGGCATCCTGGGCATGGAGCACATCGGCCTTTATGGCGCTGTGCTGTGCGGTCTTATCGCCGGCAACGTGATTGGCTACTACACTGAATACTCCACTTCCGATACTTATAAACCCACCCGGGATTTGGCGGAAACGTCCAAGACTGGCCCCGCGACCATCATCATCGGCGGCCTGTCCCTTGGCATGAACTCCACCCTGGTCCCCGTAATCGTGGTGGGCGTTGCCGTCATCGCGAGCTTCCTGCTGGCGGGCGGTGAAATCTTTAACTTTGCGGCTACAATGAATATGGGTCTTTACGGCATCGCTTTGGCGGCTGTGGGCATGCTGTCCACTCTGGGCATCACCCTCGCGACCGACGCCTACGGCCCCGTGGCTGACAACGCCGGCGGCATCGCTGAGATGGCCGGTCTCGATGAGTCCGTCCGTGAGCGCACCGATGCGCTGGATTCCCTTGGCAATACCACCGCGGCCACCGGCAAGGGCTTTGCGATCGGTTCCGCTGCTTTGACGGCCCTTGCGCTTATTGCTTCCTTTACCGACACGGTTACCCAGCTCGATCCGAGCTTCAAGGTGGCTGAGTTGTCCCTTATGAATCCCAGCATCCTGATTGGTCTGTTCGTTGGTGCGGTGCTGCCCTTCGTGTTTGCCGCCATGACCATGAGCTCCGTGGGCCGTGCCGCCCAGAAGATTGTGGTTGAAGTGCGCCGTCAGTTCCGTGAGATCGCGGGTCTGATGGAGGGCACCGGCAAACCCGATTATGCGTCCTGCGTGGACATCTGCACCCGTTCCGCTCAAAAGGAAATGGTGAAGCCGGCCATCCTGGCCATCGTGGCTCCCATCCTGGTGGGCATCATTCTTGGGCCTCAGGGCGTGGTTGGCCTTCTGGCCGGCGCAACGGCCTGTGGTTTCATCCTGGCGATCATGATGTCCAACTCCGGCGGCGCCTGGGATAACGCCAAGAAGTACATTGAAGCCGGCAACCTGGGCGGCAAGGGTTCCGAGAACCACAAAGCGGCTGTTGTGGGCGACACCGTGGGCGATCCCTTCAAGGATACCTCCGGTCCTTCCATCAACATTCTGATCAAGCTGCTGTCCATGGTGGCGATCGTGTTCGCGTCCATCATCGTGAATGTGAACATCCTGTAA
- the glmS gene encoding glutamine--fructose-6-phosphate transaminase (isomerizing): protein MCGIVGYLGRDNATPVLINGLKHLEYRGYDSAGIAVFNGDHIEVVKAKGRLANLEERLEGREVAGHLGIGHTRWATHGEPSDINSHPHTDVKGEIAIVHNGIIENYAELKAWLMDKGCQFVSETDTEVVAHMLNQYYTGDMKDTLFKVLPKLRGSFALGIIVKSQPDTLYCARKDSPLVVGAGEDGTKYIASDIPAILEYTRDIYLMDNGEIGVLKTDGVTFYDEFGTVVSKEIMHVDWDIKSAEKGGYAHFMIKEIHEQPAALRDTMSPHVDPENYTIRQQEMPLTREQVEDIAGITILACGTAYHAGMVGKWLFEAMARIPVEVDIASEFRYRDPIIRPGTLCIIISQSGETADTIAAMREAKRQGARILAITNVVGSTIAREADQVIYTWAGPEIAVASTKAYVSQVMVLTILAADIAHKRGRMSDEELRDYVKELLTIPDKAAKVLEMNSEIQRFAHKHFDKRSVFYLGRGLDYALALEASLKLKEISYIHSEAYAAGELKHGTIALIEPGTLVVSLVTQSKVIEKTISNIIEVKVRGAETLAVAFEGDTKAREEVKYLFTVPKTSDLFAPMLAIIPMQMLAYYMALEKGCDIDKPRNLAKSVTVE from the coding sequence ATGTGCGGTATTGTTGGATATTTGGGGCGTGACAACGCGACGCCCGTTTTAATCAATGGACTCAAGCATTTGGAATATCGCGGCTATGATTCTGCGGGCATCGCTGTCTTTAATGGAGACCATATCGAGGTGGTAAAGGCCAAGGGGCGGCTTGCCAACCTGGAGGAACGGCTGGAGGGCAGGGAGGTTGCTGGGCACCTCGGCATCGGCCACACCCGCTGGGCCACCCATGGAGAGCCTTCCGATATCAATTCTCATCCCCATACCGACGTAAAGGGTGAAATTGCCATTGTGCACAACGGAATCATTGAGAACTATGCCGAACTGAAGGCATGGCTTATGGATAAGGGCTGCCAATTTGTGTCCGAGACGGATACGGAAGTGGTCGCGCACATGCTGAACCAGTATTATACCGGCGATATGAAGGATACGCTCTTCAAGGTGCTGCCCAAGCTCCGGGGCTCCTTTGCCCTCGGCATCATCGTCAAAAGCCAGCCGGACACCCTTTACTGTGCGCGAAAGGACAGCCCGCTGGTGGTGGGCGCAGGGGAGGATGGCACCAAGTACATCGCCTCCGATATTCCGGCCATTTTGGAGTATACCCGGGATATCTACTTGATGGATAACGGTGAAATAGGTGTTTTAAAGACGGACGGCGTGACCTTTTATGATGAATTCGGCACCGTGGTCTCCAAGGAAATCATGCACGTGGACTGGGATATCAAATCGGCGGAAAAGGGCGGCTATGCTCACTTCATGATCAAGGAGATTCATGAGCAGCCCGCCGCTTTGCGGGATACCATGAGCCCTCATGTGGACCCGGAAAACTATACCATTCGCCAGCAGGAGATGCCCCTTACCCGGGAGCAGGTTGAGGATATTGCGGGCATCACCATTTTGGCCTGTGGAACAGCCTATCATGCTGGTATGGTGGGCAAATGGCTCTTTGAGGCCATGGCCCGCATTCCGGTGGAAGTGGACATTGCCTCGGAGTTCCGCTATCGGGATCCCATCATTCGGCCGGGCACCCTTTGCATCATCATCAGCCAGTCCGGGGAGACGGCGGACACCATCGCCGCCATGCGGGAAGCAAAGCGGCAGGGCGCCCGCATCCTTGCGATTACCAATGTGGTGGGCAGCACTATCGCTCGGGAGGCCGATCAGGTGATTTACACCTGGGCGGGCCCTGAAATCGCCGTGGCTTCCACCAAGGCCTACGTCTCCCAGGTTATGGTTTTAACCATCCTTGCAGCGGATATTGCCCATAAACGGGGCAGAATGAGCGATGAGGAGCTCAGGGACTACGTGAAGGAACTGCTTACCATCCCCGATAAGGCGGCCAAGGTGCTGGAAATGAACAGCGAGATTCAGCGCTTTGCCCATAAGCATTTTGATAAAAGAAGCGTGTTCTATCTGGGCCGGGGGCTGGATTATGCTTTGGCACTGGAGGCTTCTTTGAAGCTCAAGGAGATTTCCTACATCCATTCCGAAGCCTATGCAGCGGGTGAACTCAAGCATGGGACCATCGCTCTTATTGAGCCGGGCACGCTGGTGGTGTCCCTGGTCACCCAGTCCAAGGTAATTGAAAAGACCATCAGCAACATCATTGAGGTGAAGGTACGTGGCGCCGAAACCCTGGCCGTCGCCTTTGAAGGGGATACCAAGGCGAGGGAAGAGGTTAAATATCTTTTCACTGTGCCCAAAACCTCCGATCTTTTTGCGCCCATGCTGGCCATCATTCCCATGCAGATGCTGGCCTATTATATGGCGCTGGAGAAGGGCTGTGACATCGATAAGCCCAGAAATCTGGCCAAATCGGTGACGGTGGAATAA
- a CDS encoding CTP synthase, protein MHTKFIFVTGGVTSSLGKGIVASSLGCLLKSRGFKISIQKMDPYLNVDPGTMNPYQHGEVFVTDDGAETDLDLGHYERFIDQPLTASHSVSSGQIYWNLFERERKGEMNGTTIQVIPHVTGGIISKIEAAAKAADSDVMLVELGGTVGDIESEPFQEAIRQFRWSVGPENCIFIHVTLLPYLESSGELKTKPTQHSIRTLLSKGIQPDIVVCRSLKRVGREQREKISLLCNLEADHIMESPNASTLYEVPLLLHQQGLDELVCRMLGIKGREPELTAWRKMVENIKNPTQEVNIALVGKYVELHDAYLSIAESLTHGGAFHSAKVHIHWINADTVTDETANILKDMQGILVPGGFGTRGLEGKIRAIQYARENNVPFLGICLGMQMAVVEYARHVLNMYDANTTEANPSTPYPVIDLMPEQLNITQRGGTMRLGKYDCELVQGTKAQKAYGETMISERHRHRYEFNNEYRERFDASNMRVAGINPGRNLVEIVELTNHPWFVAVQFHPEFKSRPDRPHPLFRDFVGAAIERKKLLG, encoded by the coding sequence ATGCACACGAAATTCATCTTTGTCACCGGCGGCGTGACCTCATCCCTGGGTAAAGGCATCGTCGCCTCCTCCCTTGGATGCCTATTGAAGAGCCGAGGGTTCAAGATATCCATTCAGAAGATGGATCCCTACCTCAACGTGGACCCGGGAACCATGAATCCCTATCAGCATGGCGAAGTGTTCGTGACCGATGACGGTGCAGAAACCGATCTCGATCTTGGGCATTATGAAAGATTTATCGACCAGCCGCTCACCGCCTCCCACAGCGTCTCTTCCGGCCAGATTTACTGGAATCTCTTCGAACGGGAACGAAAGGGCGAAATGAACGGCACCACCATCCAGGTGATTCCCCACGTCACCGGCGGCATCATCAGCAAGATTGAAGCCGCAGCCAAGGCAGCCGACTCGGATGTGATGCTGGTGGAGCTGGGCGGCACCGTGGGCGATATTGAATCTGAACCCTTTCAGGAAGCCATCCGCCAGTTCCGCTGGTCGGTGGGTCCGGAAAACTGCATTTTCATTCATGTAACCCTCCTCCCCTATCTGGAAAGCTCCGGGGAACTCAAGACCAAACCCACTCAGCACAGTATCCGCACCCTTCTATCCAAAGGTATTCAGCCGGATATCGTGGTATGCCGAAGCCTCAAGCGGGTGGGCAGGGAGCAGCGGGAAAAGATATCCCTGCTGTGCAATCTGGAAGCCGATCACATCATGGAGAGCCCCAATGCTTCCACGCTTTATGAAGTCCCCCTTCTTCTGCACCAGCAGGGCTTGGACGAACTGGTTTGCAGGATGCTTGGCATCAAAGGCCGCGAGCCGGAGCTCACTGCATGGCGGAAGATGGTGGAAAATATCAAGAATCCCACGCAGGAAGTCAACATCGCATTGGTGGGCAAGTATGTGGAACTCCACGACGCCTATCTCAGCATCGCCGAATCCTTGACCCATGGCGGCGCCTTCCACAGCGCCAAAGTGCATATCCATTGGATCAATGCCGATACGGTCACCGATGAAACGGCGAATATTTTAAAGGACATGCAGGGCATTCTCGTCCCCGGCGGTTTTGGCACACGCGGGCTTGAGGGAAAGATCCGGGCCATTCAGTATGCCCGGGAGAACAATGTTCCCTTCCTTGGGATCTGCCTTGGAATGCAGATGGCTGTCGTGGAATACGCCCGTCATGTGCTCAATATGTATGATGCCAACACCACCGAGGCCAATCCCAGCACCCCTTATCCGGTGATTGACCTCATGCCTGAACAGCTCAATATCACCCAGCGGGGCGGCACCATGCGTTTGGGCAAATATGACTGTGAACTTGTTCAAGGCACCAAAGCCCAAAAAGCCTATGGCGAGACCATGATCAGCGAGCGGCACCGCCATCGCTATGAGTTCAACAATGAGTACAGAGAACGCTTCGACGCTTCCAACATGCGGGTTGCGGGCATCAATCCCGGCCGCAATCTTGTGGAAATTGTGGAACTGACCAATCATCCCTGGTTCGTAGCGGTGCAGTTCCATCCCGAATTTAAATCACGGCCCGACCGCCCCCATCCTCTCTTCCGGGATTTCGTGGGCGCAGCCATCGAGAGAAAGAAGCTGCTCGGCTGA
- the guaA gene encoding glutamine-hydrolyzing GMP synthase, with product MNKIIVVDFGGQYTQLIARRVREAHVYCEIVPFDAAMDRLTSEDVRGYILAGGPNSVNDPGVPMCDPALLDLGKPVLGICYGAQLMAKLLGGIVDKPETGEYGGVDVVYDERCALFAGLNPNSTVWMSHNDAIVKMPQGFVSAAHTPHCPIAAMAREDQQLYALQFHPEVQHTKLGFDILKKFLYDICHCAEEWIIGDLAGGMIASLKAEIGDRRVLSALSGGVDSAVASVLVHKAIGDNLTCIFVDHGMLRKNEAERVLQVYRDEFGMNLIFVDAKERFLSKLKGVTDPEEKRKIIGTEFIRVFEEEAAKIGSPEILVQGTIYPDVIESGVGHANTIKSHHNVGGLPENMAFTKIVEPLRGLFKDEVRALGVALGIPASQVWRQPFPGPGLAVRILGEITPYKLKIVQDSDAILREEIAAAGLERDIWQYFTVLPNVRSVGVMGDGRTYDELVAIRAVTSSDAMTVDFARIPYEILAKISSRIIAEVDHVNRVVYDVTSKPPGTIEWE from the coding sequence ATGAATAAAATCATTGTGGTTGATTTTGGCGGGCAGTACACCCAGCTCATTGCAAGACGGGTCCGGGAAGCCCATGTGTACTGTGAAATTGTCCCCTTCGACGCTGCCATGGACCGCTTGACCAGTGAGGACGTCAGGGGCTACATTCTGGCCGGCGGACCCAACAGCGTGAACGATCCCGGTGTGCCCATGTGCGATCCAGCTTTGCTTGATCTCGGCAAACCGGTCCTCGGTATCTGCTATGGAGCCCAGTTGATGGCAAAGCTTTTGGGCGGCATTGTGGACAAGCCTGAGACCGGCGAATACGGCGGCGTGGATGTAGTTTATGACGAACGATGCGCTCTTTTTGCCGGCTTGAATCCCAACTCCACCGTTTGGATGAGCCATAACGATGCCATCGTAAAAATGCCGCAGGGATTTGTTTCCGCAGCCCATACCCCCCACTGCCCCATCGCCGCCATGGCCCGGGAGGATCAGCAGCTCTATGCCCTTCAATTCCACCCGGAAGTTCAGCATACAAAGCTGGGCTTTGATATTCTGAAAAAGTTTCTCTATGATATTTGCCATTGTGCTGAGGAATGGATTATCGGCGATCTTGCAGGCGGCATGATTGCCAGTCTCAAGGCAGAAATTGGGGACCGCAGGGTGCTCTCCGCGCTATCCGGCGGCGTGGATTCGGCAGTGGCTTCCGTGCTGGTCCATAAGGCCATCGGCGATAACCTCACCTGCATCTTTGTGGATCACGGCATGCTCCGCAAGAATGAAGCGGAACGAGTGCTCCAGGTGTATCGGGATGAATTTGGCATGAATCTCATCTTTGTAGACGCTAAGGAGCGTTTCCTCAGCAAACTTAAGGGTGTCACCGATCCTGAAGAAAAACGAAAGATTATTGGCACCGAGTTCATTCGAGTCTTTGAGGAGGAGGCCGCCAAGATCGGCTCCCCCGAAATTTTGGTCCAGGGCACCATCTATCCCGATGTAATTGAATCAGGCGTGGGCCATGCCAATACCATCAAGAGCCATCACAACGTGGGCGGGCTGCCGGAAAACATGGCTTTTACCAAGATTGTGGAGCCTCTGCGCGGCCTCTTTAAGGATGAGGTGCGTGCGCTGGGCGTGGCGCTGGGCATTCCAGCCTCCCAGGTTTGGCGCCAGCCTTTCCCCGGTCCCGGCCTCGCCGTGCGTATTCTGGGCGAGATCACGCCTTATAAACTCAAAATCGTGCAGGACAGCGACGCCATTCTCCGGGAGGAAATCGCCGCAGCCGGCCTTGAACGGGATATTTGGCAGTATTTCACCGTTCTTCCCAATGTGCGCAGTGTGGGCGTAATGGGTGATGGACGGACCTACGATGAGCTGGTGGCCATCCGCGCTGTCACCTCCAGCGATGCCATGACCGTGGATTTTGCCCGCATTCCCTACGAAATCCTGGCCAAGATTTCCAGCCGTATCATTGCCGAGGTGGATCACGTGAACCGTGTTGTCTATGATGTCACTTCAAAACCCCCGGGCACCATTGAATGGGAGTAG
- the guaA gene encoding glutamine-hydrolyzing GMP synthase, which translates to MKQDMILILDLGSEENPRLAREIRALGVYTEIHPHDISKDELAALPNVKGIILNGGINHIVDGVAIDASPAVYESGLPIWAIGHKGTAPLAANGPERQKAISAFVLDTCGAEANWNMENFIDDQVELIRRQVGSRKVLLALSGGVDSSVVAALLIKAIGGQLTCVHVNHGLLRKGEPEEVVHVFRHELGANLVYVDAADRFLDKLADVADPEKKRKIIGAEFIRVFEEEARKLKGIEFLAQGTIYPDIIESGTKTVKAVKSHHNVGGLPEDLNFELVEPLKMLFKDEVRACGVALGLPASMVYRQPFPGPGLGVRCLGAITRDRLEAVRESDAILREEFAANGLEGKVWQYFTAIPDLRSVGVRDGKRADEWAVIIRAVNTVDAMTATVENVPFSLLQKITARITSEVKGVNRVLFDLTPKPTGTIEWE; encoded by the coding sequence ATGAAACAAGATATGATTCTCATCCTCGATCTGGGCAGCGAAGAAAACCCGCGCTTGGCCCGGGAGATCCGTGCGCTGGGCGTGTACACGGAGATCCATCCCCATGATATCTCCAAAGACGAGCTTGCGGCTTTGCCCAATGTCAAGGGCATCATTCTGAATGGCGGCATCAATCATATTGTGGACGGCGTCGCCATCGATGCCTCCCCCGCCGTTTATGAAAGCGGTCTTCCCATCTGGGCCATCGGCCACAAGGGAACCGCTCCCCTTGCCGCAAACGGTCCCGAGCGCCAGAAGGCGATTTCCGCCTTTGTGCTGGACACCTGCGGAGCCGAGGCCAACTGGAATATGGAAAACTTCATCGATGATCAGGTGGAGCTCATCCGCCGCCAGGTGGGCAGCCGAAAAGTGCTGCTGGCACTGTCCGGCGGCGTGGATTCCTCGGTGGTGGCCGCGCTTCTTATCAAAGCCATTGGCGGTCAGCTGACCTGTGTGCACGTCAACCATGGCCTTTTACGCAAAGGCGAGCCCGAAGAGGTCGTTCATGTGTTCCGACATGAGCTGGGTGCAAACCTTGTTTATGTGGATGCCGCCGATCGCTTTTTGGATAAACTGGCGGATGTGGCCGATCCAGAAAAAAAGCGCAAGATTATCGGCGCCGAGTTCATTCGGGTTTTTGAAGAGGAGGCTCGAAAACTCAAAGGCATCGAATTCCTGGCTCAAGGCACCATCTATCCCGATATCATCGAATCCGGAACTAAAACAGTAAAGGCCGTCAAGAGCCATCACAATGTGGGCGGACTGCCGGAGGATCTAAATTTTGAACTGGTGGAGCCTTTGAAGATGCTTTTCAAGGACGAGGTTCGTGCCTGCGGCGTGGCTTTGGGTCTGCCCGCGTCCATGGTCTACCGTCAGCCCTTTCCCGGCCCCGGTCTTGGGGTGCGCTGCCTCGGAGCCATCACCAGGGACAGGCTGGAAGCTGTTCGTGAATCCGATGCAATCCTTAGGGAAGAATTTGCGGCAAACGGCCTGGAAGGCAAAGTGTGGCAGTACTTCACCGCCATCCCCGATCTCAGGTCTGTAGGCGTACGGGACGGCAAGCGGGCCGACGAATGGGCTGTAATTATCCGGGCGGTCAATACCGTGGATGCCATGACGGCCACCGTGGAGAACGTTCCTTTTTCGCTGCTGCAAAAAATCACAGCACGCATCACAAGCGAAGTCAAGGGCGTTAATCGGGTACTCTTCGACCTTACGCCGAAGCCCACAGGAACCATTGAGTGGGAATAA